TCTTAGATTCACTTTATAATAAGGCAGTTGTAGTTGTTAGCTGCACTGTCATGACAAAATCTAATCTTGTGTAGCAGTCCTGTATACAGAAGTGGGAAAAAAGttactctcctttttttttttttctttccagtttttcagCTGTGGGCCTAATGTGCTGCATCAAGACAACAGAGCCCCGCAAGCTGCATTCTTTTCACCTCTTCAAAAAGTGATGTTGCCACCAAATACCTTCCAAGGGAAAGTGGCCTTTATAACTGGTGGAGGTACTGGAATTGGCAAAGGGATGACAACAACTTTGTCCAGTTTAGGTGCCAAGTGTGTTATAGCGAGCCGGTAAATATTAATGAAGTTTTAGAGCTTTGATTTAGTACTGAATGCTGAATTgacatgttttctgtttcataatctatcttgctttcttcttcataaACTGGAtacatttattacatttattctgcttctgtatactttaaaattataatgTCATCTTGTAAATGCCAGAAAGTTGCAGATCCATTTACAAAGGTCTAATGGCGTAACCAGCactagaaagaaagaaaccaaatgCATTTCCATGAAACGTGGCAGCAAAATAGACAACCCCAAATGTTAGACGTAGATTCAGCTAATGCCTAAAAGAGAACGAAAAACTGGAATGTTCATTATTGAACATTTTGAGTTATTGCAGGTGTTCTTCATACAGATTTGATTTTTAGCAAAGAATCAAAGCCATTCATCTTAATCCTTATGACTTGAAAACCAACTCTGATTTTCCTTTAATGAAGATGACCTTTCTGTAGTTCTTCTAAGAAGCACTATAGTAAAGACTAGAAAAAGAGTCtcatttttaatcaaaatagaCAAGTGTTGTGACATTCATCCAAACAGTGGTTTAGATATTTATTCTGAATATGCGTGTCCCTTCTAAAATACACTTAGTAGAGTAGTCGCTGAAACTAAAGTTTTTTATGATTATGTACTcagaatacaaatattttttcaaagttgTCACTTTTGATTAGCTTAAGATAATCTTACTGTAGTAACTTCTGAGTTGCTTTGAAGTAGCActaactaattaaaaaaaataaagctcagttttaatgaaaattgaCAACATGCACACACGTTTAAAGTTTTATCTcatttgctcagaaaaaaatattttcatgtcatTAAACTGAATTGTAATTGCATTTAATAGAAATTTAGTGATGTTGTGTACTTACTTCTAGGAAGCTTGATGTTTtgaaaggaacagcagaagaaatttcttctaaaacaGGGAATAAGGTAAATTTTCATGGAATTGTGAATATgctaattacattttaaatgtttataggattttaatgtatttatgtgCTTCTGCAGACTTGTTTAATTTGAGTGATATAGTTTTGAAATCTTACAGCatcattttcattattatatAGGTTCATGCCATCCAGTGTGATGTCAGAGATCCAGCTTCAGTAAAGAATGCTGTAGCTGAAGCAATCCAAGTGGCAGGACATCCTGATGTAAGTGTTCTAATGAAAGGATATAACTTCTTTCATGACTAAAAATACTCTGTGTCATAGGTATGAAGAAAATGACTATGATAGAAAGGTAATGGAATCTAAAGAGACCCTGGCTGAAAGTGGCAGCACTTCAAGATAAGCTAAAACTCAGTTAGACTTATTACTATTGTTGGGAgctgatgccaggggggctgtcaggatgttttcacgacttccccccccgccccagttTGGAGGGgatgttgaataagaccgagggtcacacgtggcgctgcctcacagaggaacagccgctgcgggaccgtattttagaGTGGTAGTTAGATACACCCCCACCGTGCTCACAAATTGCtgctgagaccaatgtttagtttacaaattaaccggtttattaagggttaacacaaactgagggatgaggtttagggaaaatgtaaaaatggcaaatgtcTACCAGGGATATATCATGGAAGTATTGTGTCCTTTAGGGATGTAATGCAAAAAGTTCTGTGCTCATAAGGTGTTCTCTCtgagagagggttgtggatcaaaggagagggagggaggagttgagcccagcaggaaagttggagagtgtgtgtgtgttcccgTTTACCCTTCCGTAGCTCGTAGCTCCTGGGATTCAGATTCTtctccagctggcagggcttggTAGCAGGTCCGTAGAGGGCTGGCTTTCCATTAACAGGGGCGACCCCCAGCAGCAGACCGGGCAGGCTCCAGTCccggggcagagcagcaggtggaCCAGGCAGGCAGCTACGGCAGGATCTCGAAATCCGTGGTTTCGGGGGGGTAGCCCCTTGTGGCTCGGCAGAGGTTTGGTTTCCCCAGTAACCAACAGCAAAACGGGCCCTGATGGCTTTGGGAAGGACCTTGTGTTCCAGGGATCAGAATCCCGGCACGCAGGGTCAGGGTCCCAGCATGCTCACCGTGAAGGCTCAGGCTCgatccccagggcaggcaggcggGCACAGCAGTCCCAGCGccaggctccgcagcaggggggtgtcccacgcaggaaGCGTTCGAGCAGGTCTCGGTCCCACCTGCTGAACTCGCCGCGTTTTTATAGCCCCGTGACccccctgtccagtcagtgCCCGGTCCAGAGCCAACTGGCACCCgtgagccccaagttagggcggtAACTAGCAGGGGCAATGCATAACTTGttccccatccttcctgccttgtatcatacctgctgttttgcttttgtttgtccttgagcagcaggcctggtttaGTCcattagctgggaataatcaacagaaggcctttgctgacttaaaaggtgttttgtttggaCTTAATGTGGGAAAGGAGAAATACCTATATTCCTGTGGATCATAAAATACTTAGGACAACAACATTTTGTCTATTTGGACACTTACTGTAAGgactaatattttctttgtgaacAGTGGGTCAAATATGATCAGATTCTTTGAATTAAGTGAACAACAGAATACTGTCCTTTATATCCTCCTGAGAAGGTGACTAACCTGTGGTGTTACTCAATTACACCTCTTATTAACAGATGGAAATGGAAGTAATAGTAAATGTCTTCTTTGGTCTTTGTTTAGCTCATTACAATACACAAAGAAGCTTCCCTTCCCAACTCACCaacctgtctaggtctcactgaatggcagcacagccttctggtgtgtcagccactcctcccagtttagtgtcatcagcaaacttgctaacAGTGTACTCTGTTCTCTTATCCAGGTTGTTAATGAATGTATTGAATAGTACGGGTCCCAGTACTGGCCCCTGAGGAACTCCACTAGATACGGGTCTCCAGCTAAACTCTgccccactgaccacaactctctgtcttctttccttcaacagTTCACAATCCACTTTACTACCCGATCACCCAGACCACATGTCCTAGTAACTACAGCAGTTGGGAAATGCAGCTCATTTTCTGTTACTGATACATACTGCAGATGTTAAAATTTCTGATGgattatttctctctctttttcctctctcccccctgccccttcctctcTGCCTCATTTGATGAGGATATCTTTACTTTTCTACCTGAAAACACTTAGAAGTTCTTTGTAAATTCTTTGCCTCTGCCTTAAGAAGAGTTATTTTTAGTTAACTGTTaggtttttcttcatttgtttcagATTGTGATAAACAACGCAGCTGGAAACTTCATTTCCCCTTCTGAGCGACTTTCTGCTAATGCATGGAAAACAATAACTGATATTGTGCTTAATGGTACTGCTTTTGTAACTCTGGAAATTGGAAAGGAGCTCATTAAAGTACAAAAAGGTATCTTAAGTGTAAGATAAATAGTAACTACGCATTGTGATGTTATTACTTGCTTTCCTTGCCTTAAAATTATTATGGCTAGTTTTGAGAGttggaaaataaacaatttttaacACTGTATGTTTTCTAGAAACAAACTATTTTGAGTAAAGCCATACTTTAATATCACACAGTAGAACTGCCTAGCAATTACTTCATTGTAAAGTCTGCCCTTAAAATTGGACTCAGAGGCCATGAGGTTGAATATAAAAATCTGATTGCAGTTCATACTAGttgtgaaacatttttaaaatttaaaaaataagacttAGTTTAAAATATAGGCTGTTATTTCTTTTGACACTTTTATATCAATGTTGGTTTCATTGAGCAACTGAACATGTATTTATTCAAATGCAAATAAGGATATAACTTGAGTTTTCCTCCTACAAATAAGTAAAATTCACAGCTTTGGTATTGGACTAATAGCAGGTTTTAGTTTCACAGGTCTAATTCTTCATTCTAGACTGCCTAGtagtttaataaaatactttggaTTAACCTGAAAAATATGAGAGTTCTTTGATATGCTCAATAGCCAAAAATTTTCTTAGCTGGATAATTGTcctaaagggaaaaataaaggtgTGCCCTTCTAGGTTATATCATAGATTGTATACAAAGAAtggctttcattttaaattatcttctaCTTATGAATTGAGTAACAGCTtacttttttaaacagaatgaTGTAGTCTCAAATGTTTACAACAGTGAGGTACACAACGGTTTTCCATGTGCCCTTGCTTCTGAATCCTATTTTCTAGGTACAGCCACTGTGTTGTATTTGCATTGTATTTCTCTAACTCCTGAATTCATTGAGTTTTTTGAAAACTCCTCTCCAGAAAGTACTCGGTGGGTTTATACTATTTAATGATAGCAATATAGAGTTAATCTTGTTTCAGTAAGTCTGTAACAGTTTCAGTCAGGTGAAAAGGCATTTTCCATATATGTTTtagcagcacaggagaaaataattcctgCCATTTTAATGCTAATATTGCCTCATTAAAAACCCATCCCCATCTCTGACTTACTATAGCATTATAGCAAAGTATTGTAGTAGTTTGCTTAATTGCCTTCTGGACACATGCAGTGTCTCTGTATAGTAGTGTGAAATAGGGCTTTAAAAACGCCTTTGTCTCTGCTGGTGTTCTTAGTTTCTGAAGTGATGGAGATGCTACccaatgcaaatattttagaaCAGTCTAGGAGGATGTTACACATCTGAGAGTTACTAGAACAGTGGCACATCTTTTAGGTCTGCATCTAATTTAGTGAATAAGTACTCTGCTTTTAGTCTCTGTGTACTGGTATTTAACAGGGATTTGTAATCTGCTACTGTATTACTTATAATCCACCAAAGTTTGACAAAATTAGAGGAGCTAATTGGTTATATATTGTCCATTTTATAAGTACAggctgtagaaataaaaattgtgaaCAAACTGAATTGTACTTTAAACTTCAGAGCTATAAATTTATCAATAATCCTTTTTTTGGTGTGAAGTTTACCCAGCTCACCTCTGTTTaacctgtgttttaaaaattctgtggtTTAATTCTGCAAAATATAGAATTAACAATTTACTCTATATACCTTCACAGTAGTTCTGTGGTTTTTGCCtgggatgttttttcttttgaaggtcTGCAACTGTAGATTCCTTTTTTATAAATAGGGTTCATTGGGTTTGGATATTCGTTGGCATTTGTCTCAGTGCTTTTTTACGGTTCTCTTTAGTTGCTCTTGTGTAACATTACTAATTTTTGTACAGAGTCTCTTCATCATCAAATACATTCTAGCAGTAACATACATTGTTTTAGGAAGAATCCCTTGGGTAGCTATTctaattaaactatttttaaactaCAGTAAGTAGAACAGTTATTTTAGTTACAGTGGCTTAAGTAGTGAACTGTCATCCCCTGTCCTCTGTTTCCCAGTTTCAGAAATTTTGTATCATATCATAGAAcgatttgggttggaaggcactttAAGGCTAATGTGGTTCCAATGCCCctgccttgggcagggacacctcccactagattaggttgctcaaagcaccttccagcctggccttgaacacttccagggagggggcatctgcagtttccctgggcagccttttgcAGCCTCTCCCCACCCTGGTAGTGAATCTGCCTTCTTCccatttaaagccattaccccttgctGTGTCAATATTCATGCTAGTCTTTGATCAGGCTATTAGAATTTGCAAATTCAACAAGCAGTTGCAgtttccattattttccttaatGCTTTTGCTGAAACTgttataaaatacataaaagaaaGTGGTCTTTTTATAATACAGCTTGTTGTgataaatgagaaaaactttTGCAGGTTAACATTGTCATAAGCTCTACTGcagaaaagcttctgaaaatttatttcacCAGGGAGGGTAGTGATAGTACCATgggtaatggttttgaactgaacgaggggagatttaggttagacatcaggaagaaattcttcaccatgagggtagtaaggcactgggataagttgtccagggaggttgtggaagccccctccctggaggtatttaaggccaggttggatgaggctttgtgcagcctggtctatggggaggtgtccctgctgatagcagggaggttggaacctgatgatctttaaggtcccttccaaccttaaccattctatgattttaaagcctagtttgttttttttttcctgcatcaaTTTTACTTCAAGCCCTAAATTGTGTCATTTTAAGATTATGCCAAACATAATTGTTAATgctgatttacttttttttttttttttttttttttttccagccaggaATTAATGAAATGAGGGCAAATTACCTGGTCAGTAGGTACTAGGTTAGGGCAGCTTCTAAAAAGTCACTCTAAGATCTTAGGCCTTCACTCTGGTTAGACTGATTTACACATCATCAGTAGAAGTCTGAGGGTTTAGACCGTTGGAATCTAATCAATACCCATTTAGATGGAACAGCTCTTAATATTCATGGAAAAGGgggcactgaaataaaaaggcttgaaaacaaagcttcaaagactatttaaaaaaatatatctttttacAACCCAAGTGAAATGGCTTCCCTAACACTTGAACTGCAAACTTCTATACCATATAGGTAGCATTGTACCTAAAGTTCAGATTTTCATCTTTGTGcaggtttgtttctgtttggtatggtttttgtaaaaaatgtttttgcaacTTCCAGGAGCAGCATTCCTGGCTATCACAACAATTTATGCAGAAAGTGGGTCAGGATTTGTGTTGCCAAGTGCCTCTGCCAAAGCTGGTGTAGAAGCAATGAGCAAGTGAGTAATAAAGCCAAATCTGGGTTCTGCTTTTCACATCCTTAAGATAGGGTATTTGGCCTATAAATATGGAGCTAGTTGGTATAGTCTTCCTTTTCCATTGTATCATAATGAGACTTCCAGCCTCCAGTACCCTAGCAAGAAATAGTATGCTGATAGCTGCTTACAGAAGGAAGTATTAAGTGCTATTATTGTGACTGTTTTTATCACAAGGATGACATAAGGGCAAATGGAATTACTTCTTTTGGCAGTAGCAAGTTCTAACAGATTGTCTTCCATTTTCATGTGCCAACCAGCACTTAAAGACAGTTAGTAGAGGAATTGTTCAAGGTCTATAATGCCTTCCACTGCCTTTTGTCACAGGAAAATGATGTTCTTGTATTTGGATGGAGTATACTGTTGCTTCAAGTATCtaatttcataaataaatgtggttcctacagcattttaaatgaaagtctGCAGTTATGCTTAATTCGGAACAGTACTACTTGACATACCCATGTTACTCAGTAAACAAAAGGATTTCTATAATTATTAACAATAGGGCAGTTCTTAATAGCAAGTAGATACTCCTCTGCAGAAGAAATTGAATAGTTGGGCAGACTTTCAGTGGCTAGAATTatttatccagaaaaaaatgagggaaTGAATGAGTGATGGTTGAGCTATGTTGAAAGTGTTAGAAATGTGTACTGCAGGGAGTCTAAATTACCAGAGAAAGATGGCAGCCTAACAGTTGTTTGTTAAGGAGCTTAGGTGTCAAAGTCATCTGTATGATTTGCAAGGGAGAAGGAATTGCTCCTTAATGTTGCTTTATCTATGATGCATCTATTAAATCAATATTCCGCTGTTTGTGAATGTGattgttcagggtttttttccttctctgaaatgtttttggtAAGAACAAAGAATATGTTAAGTGGAAATGCTTGTTTCAGGAAAATTTTAGTATTTATACATTTGattaagttgtatttttttttccttttctgaatagcattattaaaatattgtgtttaaaatattcatataCTCTATTAATAAATTTTTAGGTCTCTTGCGGCTGAATGGGGTAAATATGGCATGAGATTCAATGTGATTCAACCAGGTCCAATAAAAACAAAGGTACATAGCATGAGTGAAACACAACCTTGATATGCTTTGGTAGTACAGACTTAACTTCAAGATAGTCTTAACCATTTCTGTAACTGTTAAATTCAAGTATAATTTCCTTGGTAGTCAAGACTGTGCTACCTCTCAGTAATTCCTTTGTAAAACAGAATTTCCTGAACTTACGAAAACTGCAACTGTTCCTTCTAAACTCCACtaatacaaattaaatattcttgttttagtgtttcaaagaaattatgtattaaaatactttcattcTTAATCAACTGTACATACACTTGATGGAGTAAAAGTGCCTATTTCTGCCTGAACTcctactttttaaacaaaacatctCATCAATTCCAAAATTTCAGAATCTCTTTTAGGTATATAAGAACAGATCTCACTAGTTTTGTTGAAAATCACAAagctagaaagagaaaaactaaGTCAGCAGAGAAATGTGAAGCTTTGATGTGAGTGAAAAGGAGAACTGGAGGGTTTGAAGGAAGTAAACCAGACCAGCTGGAACAGGAAGAAACAAGAAGGCAGTCCTgcaagaggagagaggaggatcCGTTTCACATTGAATCAAAATATTACAATTATGAGCAGTAACAGCTAATAATGGTATTCCTACTACCTCTAAAATGTTTCACAgtggcttttgttttgggggtAGGGGTGCAGGGTgtcttgttgttttttggtcttttttgttcttttttcctcttcgGTAGTAGATGCTACACTACACAATGCAGTTTTACCTTTTTTGACTGTACAAAAAAAGTTGAGTGCCGTTATCAGCAGAGTTGTAAGAGTATTGAAATAACATTATAGAATCAGACCAAAAGTCCTCCAGGCCTTGTATTGTGTGGATTTTTAAGCAACAgtagaataaaaacatttaattacatttcttcttaatgtctttGGCAGTTTGTGGCGCAGGGGAGTTTGATACAGTTGATAATCTCTTCATATCATAGTCATcccagtggattttttttctttcatcaccTTATCCATACAAACTTTTGACATCCACTATATCACTTTGATTTCTAGATTATCATAATTTTTGGAAAGTTAACTGCTTTAAATGTCAATATTGCTACCCCCCATTaatgtttctgattttaatAGCATATATCCCACTTGGGATAGTTGTGTTTTTAAGAAAGTACTTAATTTGTCATACTGGTTGCAAGGTAAAATTTCCCTGAAAACGCATAATAGGGCAGACTGGCTTTACTTAAAACAGCATATTGCAAAATCAAGGCTTTCTGCCTCAGAGGCTACATCcatgtctttaaaaaacacTGTTCTAAGTCAtgataggaaaaggaaaaagtaccAGCACAGTTGTGTTAAGCTTATAAACTGGCATTTAAAAACATGGCAATGAAAGACTTAAATGGTGTGAGTACAGCCATGGTTACATACGTTAGAATGTGTTTTAACTCTCTTAATTTCAGTAGCAACATAAATGTTACTAACTAATGTTACTGATTTTGCCTGAGGAGACTGTTTTGTTGTGGAGGAgccaggaagaacaaaaaaccctcttctGTTTCCCATGCCATTCTAAACTATTCAAATCCTAAAACTTCCAGTGACAGCTGAGTTCTAGCCACTGGTGCAATTTAAccaaacctgatttttttttttttttttcttttcaggtttACTTACTCTGTCATGTATAATTTTCCTGCTCCTCTActctccttgtttctctcccctttccAGGCAGCAATTTTGAGTCTTGCTCATTTGGTCAGATGTTTATCAAGGGTGTCTGGGAAACAAAGACTATTAacttactttgtttttcatagATAGATGGTGGGTGACTGTCCCAAACATGTTAAATTCCACTTTTTCACCCTCAGCAGACGTGTATCGATGCAATAGGGATAAATTCTTATTTCTGTTCCCTGCTTTTTCATCCTACTGACAAAGATTGTTTAGGAAGTTTACTCACAAATGTTAACTCTCATATTGTTTACGTGAAGTCAAATCTCTGTTGggttttaataacttttttgtTCCCCTAATGTTTCTCTAATCTCAGGGTGCTTTTAGTCGCCTTGACCCTACAGgcacatttgaaaagaaaatgattGAGAGGATTCCCTGCGGCCGTCTGGGAACTGTAGAAGAAATTGCAAATCTTGCTGCCTATTTCTGCAGTGACTATGCAAGCTGGGTTAATGGAGCAGTGAGTTTTGGTTGATCTTATTTATACAATTAACCTTATGATGGTCTGAGTTGTGCTGATAAATTTTTAAGCCCTGgtttcagaaatgaaacaaaaactgcTACTTGGAAATTATTACCCTTTTAATTGTAATGCATGGTAGTTagtacctttaaaaataacttataaaaaataatgaattacattattttgaatgtgtttttctgatccaaatcagaaaaaattactttcaccATTCATAACAAAGGAATTCTACAAAAAAACCACTGTTACTTAATACACTGCTTATGCTTTTTCTAGGTTATTAGAATGGATGGTGGAGAATATGTTTCTATGGCAGGAGAATTCAATGATTTGAAGAAGGTATTACATTCCTTGCTTGCTATTTTACATTCAAACAAATACTTATATGTGAAACTATTACATGGAATTCCAATAAAactcttttcttttattagatTACCAAAGAGCAGTGGGATATGATGGAAGCAAtgattagaaaaacaaaagggtCCTAAAGTATGTGACTGGAATATGATGGAGATTTTTCAACATGAACCACTGCTTTTTCATGAATACTTAGAAATAACCAATAGAGAGCTagcctttaaaatatttcttatgcTGATTTcaataaagtattttgaaattgtCATATTTTGAATATAGCATGTGTATTTTTCCTGTCTATGATGTAATCTTGCCAATAGTGAACACCAGTTGTTCACTGAAATTGTGTTGTTCTTTATATTATGTCTTATATAGCTATGCCATGGTCtacaatttgcttttttttaacatttcagaggattttttttgtttctcagatatggctttaatattttaattccaaaagCTCTTCAGAACTATCCaacttaatataatttttaatgtgaagaaaaatgaagaaactgagTCTAATAATAAGTCCTAAACTTGCAAATAACATTTCATGTTAGCAATCCTATGTACACTGACATTGGATGTAACTCCTGGGGTTGCTTTCAAAATCTTGAAATACATTGACCATCTTGTTCTCATCTTTTGCTGACATTTTCAGTCTGTTAATTATCTTATGCTGAACtttaaaaatggcatttaagGACTAGCAGTGCCTTTCTAAGAAGCTTGCTCTTTGTCATGATTAAGTAAATGTTCTTGAAAATGAGAAACTAAAAATCATTTGTTACTAATGTGTGACTGGGGGAGTCTACCCTTGAGAAAGGGTTTACTTAAGGCTACTAGAGGACTCCAGTAAATCAGGACTGAAAGCATTGAAACCTCATTGGTTGAGATACACATAAATCCCTGGGATTCATTTTGCATTCACAAACTGGCGCTAAAGCAGCTTTAAGGTGACATAATTCAAAGGTATGTTTGTG
This Apus apus isolate bApuApu2 chromosome 2, bApuApu2.pri.cur, whole genome shotgun sequence DNA region includes the following protein-coding sequences:
- the DECR1 gene encoding 2,4-dienoyl-CoA reductase [(3E)-enoyl-CoA-producing], mitochondrial, giving the protein MAAAARLGCRGVRGSAAACFSGTGRFFSCGPNVLHQDNRAPQAAFFSPLQKVMLPPNTFQGKVAFITGGGTGIGKGMTTTLSSLGAKCVIASRKLDVLKGTAEEISSKTGNKVHAIQCDVRDPASVKNAVAEAIQVAGHPDIVINNAAGNFISPSERLSANAWKTITDIVLNGTAFVTLEIGKELIKVQKGAAFLAITTIYAESGSGFVLPSASAKAGVEAMSKSLAAEWGKYGMRFNVIQPGPIKTKGAFSRLDPTGTFEKKMIERIPCGRLGTVEEIANLAAYFCSDYASWVNGAVIRMDGGEYVSMAGEFNDLKKITKEQWDMMEAMIRKTKGS